ttcttttttttctcttttgaaaATGGCACACACATGTCAAAGACTCACATTCACTTAAGACACTGAAGTAAAGAAAAAGGCAAGATCCCTTTACACGTAAAAGCAACGCTTACAACTGCCTGTTAGtgcttactatttttttttcgtgtcaacaCAAGCAGGAAAAGTAGAAGTCCAACAGTGTTTCTCCACTACTGAACACATTCCGTCACATTTGCGGTGCAAGACGGACGGCGTGCTGCGCAGTGCGACCAGTGACTTCTACGACATTCTTCTGTCTTCAATTCTAAAAGCATTCACGCGCAAGTTATacatacaattgtttttttgtgtgtgttttttttccttatacACCACCATTAAGCTGATGACCACATAACCGTAATATAAAGACAAACATTGTTAGTGCTCCAAACGCGTTCCTTCAATGTATTTTCTCTAAAGATTACAAAGCaataaataaactttttaaaaatggtgAGAATGACACAGTATTTATCAGGATTAGTAATAGGTTTGTGCTTGTCAAGGTCGTAAGAAGGCAGGTCTAACGTGTGAAAAAAGTTGGCTAAATCTATATATTGGATTTGGCTCACAAACAAACCAACGTtacgggaggaaaaaaaaaaagtcaattcaaAAGCCACCCCAGTGCACGTATTGCTGTCTGCGCAGGACGACGTCATCTTCCCGCGTAAGCAAGCCGTTcttttactatgttttttttcttaactcaTTCGCCGCCATTGATAGCAACAAACGTCCTTTTGACTTAGACGGGCAACTACAAAACCGATGGGACGTCTTTCGCCGTCAATGGTGGCCAAAGTTGAATCATTTTGGTGGTAATGCTTAGTTTAAATATTGCTAGTCGGAATCAACAGTTCATGCAAATCCGAGCATGCCGCCCTGTATCCAGTGGTTACACAATACATTGGCTCTGTGAACAggatcaacgcgcgtttttgtgCAGTTATGCGAGCTGTTCCAGGATGCCGTGGCAGATTGGCGTCGCTCGTCTGTGGAAATGTTCGAGTATTGCAGTAACGGATACATGGACGAGTCTGTTTAGCCAACACTAACATGCATCTACGGCGCTTCTCTGCGCCATTGTGTCCAGCTTTAAGGTTCCTGACCTCGTGAACGCCGCCGACCCTGTAAACAAAAGCAGCAAATAATGCGCACGGATGGGGAAACTCTTTGGAATCTGCCACGAGGGAGCGGGGGAGAGGCCGGAGAAAAAAAGCCGCCGTCGATTCCGGCGCTCCGGCTGCAGcggggtttgtttttttttccgttttttttttcttcacaagacTCGGGATAAATGAAGCACAGCAGAGGTACGACGGGCTCAGGGAACCGCTTATTATTTAGGAAGTGGTTTGTTAGCTGTAGTTAGTGGCCGGTGTCCACATCTTTAGAACTAAACCCTCCACGCTCTCACTCCGCCTCTCGGTGGACGTCTGACGCGTCAGCTCGGCAGATGGGGCAAGTGCGGTTGGTCTGCGGGTTAAACGGAAAGAGGGTCACATGTGAACATGATGCGCCGATACACAAATGACTCACTGGGACTTACCTTTAACCATTTATCCACACATTTGGCGTGGAATTCGTGGTTGCAGGGTAACACCCGAAGTAGCTGCCTACACTCAAAGTCGCTAAAGCACACAACACACCTGAGGAGCAAAATAAATCAGGGGTTGAAAAGATATCTttcagactgttttttttttttctcaaactcACTGCTATTGTTCCACTTTAGCAGTTGCCAGGGTTTCCTCCAAAAGAAGGGTTTAAAATACACATTCGTCGATTGGTCTGTGTAGTGGCCGGCCTATATACagtaatccctcgtttttcttatagaaataagaaaaaacttatttgtatgaatatatatatattagagctatcaaaattatcgcgtgaacgggcgttaattaattattaaaattaatcacgttaaaatatttgacgcaattaacgcagattacccgctcagacagatttaaatgacggtacagtgaaacaccacttgttaattgtgttttaaggagttttgccgccctctgctggcgcttgggtgcgactgattttaaagCCTTCAGCCACCCTTGAGCATTGtgaaagtaattattgacatcaacaatggcgggctactagtttattttttgattgaaaattttacaaatttcattaaaacgaaaacattaagaggggttttaatataaaatttctataaattgtactaaaatttatcttttaagaactacaagtctttctatccatggatcgctttaacagaatgttaataatgttaatgccatcttgttgattgttataataaacaaatacagtcctgatgtaccgtatgttgaatgtatatatcgatcttgtcttgtctttccattccaaaaataatttacagaaaaatatggcatattttatagatggtttgaattgcgattaattgcgattaattacgattaattattttttaagctgtaattaactcgattaaaaattttaatcgtttgacagccctaatatatatatatatatatatatatatattacacaccggtccttctaaaaaaaaatagcatattgtgataaagttcattattttctgtaatgtactgctaaacattagactttcatatattttagattcattaaacacaactgaagtagttcaagccttttattgttttaatattgatgattttggcaaaaaagtcatgaaaacccaaaaatccctatctcagaaaattagcatataatgaaaaggtactctaaagaagttattaacctaatcatctgaatcaacaaattaactcaaaacctcaGCGAAAgactcctgaggcttttaaaaactcccagcctggttcattactcaaatccgcaatcatgggcaagactgccgacctgactgctgtccgtcATTGacgccctcaagcaagaggctaagacacaaagacatttctgagcgaataggctgttcccagtgtgctgtatcaaggcacctcagtgggaagtctgtggaaaggaaaaagtgtggcaggaaacgctgcacaaccagaagaggtgactgcaccctgagaaagattgtggagaagggccgattccagaccttgggggacctgcagaaacagtggactgagtctggagtagaaacatccagagctaccgtgcacaggcgtgtgctgggaatgggctacaggtgccgaattccccaggtcaagccacttctgagcccgaaacagcggcagaagcgcctgacctgggctacagagaagcagctctggactgttgctcagtggtccaaagtacttttttcagatgaaagcaaattttgcatgtcattcggaaatcaaggtgcaagagtttggaggaagactggggagaaggaaatgccaaaatgcctgaagtccagtgtcaagtacccacagtcaatgatggtctggggtgccatgtcacctGCTGGTGTtgttctactgtgttttatcaagggcagggtcaatgcagctagctatcaggagattttggagcacttcatgcttctatctgctgaaaagctttatggagatgaagatttcatttttcagcacgacctgcccACAGTGGCACCTACttgcagtgccaaaaccactggtaaatggtttactgaccattgaattactgtgctcaattggcctgccaactctcttgacctgaaccccatagaaaatatgtgggacattgtgaagaggaagttgcgagacaccagacccaacactgtggatgagcttaaggccactatcaaagcatcctgggcctccataacacctcagcagtgccacaggctgattgcctccatgccgcgccgcattgaagcagtcatttctgcaaaaggattcccgaccaagtattgagtgcatagcggatataattaattgaaggttgactttttttgtattaaaaaaaacagttttttgtattggtcggatgaaatatgctaattttttgagatggggatttttgtttttttcttgacttttttgccaaaatcatcaatattaagacaataaaaggcttgaactacttcagttgtgtgtaatgaatctaaaatatatgaaagtctaatgtttatcagtacattacagaaaataatgaactttgtcacaatatgccatttttttagaaggactagtatgtatatattagagctgggaatctttgggcacctaacgattcgattacgattacgattcagaggctccgattcgattataaaacgattattgatgcacccccctccttttttttttttaaataaaattgttcaaaaatactttcaggctaaaccaaacaactatttcagtatcaagttaacatatagcagtaaacaaatatacaaaaataacagtaataaaaaactccagctgtatcagcagctttaaactacattcaattaatttaatgttgtgaatcaaccgttaaagttgttaaaattgctcccgttattccataatttcccttttgtctactttcgacatgtgaaaattttaaaactattttaaagatagattcaagtcaatattttaccgatttaggagtattttagataaaaagttaattaggtttgcttggaaggttcgctacaacagccttgcagggaggtgtactgctttaagatggcggccgtttactaacgcccgcatctagctttttgtaggtgagctgctaacgctaccgaatcaatggtgcatctagtcctatatatatgatatctaccaaaACATTAtgctactttgtagcagcttttcgacagcagtcaggtatgttgttatgttttttttatctcgtggcatgagttgagctagagccgtgagttgagcattggcattacccgaggggccgggtaatgagaagcatgatgtttagctactctcgctccgttcctcattgaccgcgcggcgctctgagtgtgttgtacttccgctttacttggcatatttcaataatcggaatttggatgtttgtgaatcgttctcgaatcttcaaatagtcaaatagtgttatttattaacCCAGATAGACCCACaaataaaccacactggactatatgccgcaggattcaaaatgaagggaaaaagtacAGTCTTAtattatagtcagaaaattaggGCAATTATGAAaagtttaaaaacattttaccgTCGCGCCAAATTATTTCTAAACAAGAATGAAGTACAcaaatgtttgtctttattccatgcttcattgagtgagtccactcaaatccgctcaagctgctcacttacacaaaaatgagttgccacagcaactgtttaacaagctaaacgatgattgccgCATGCGGCGCATTGAAGTTTCAGCTTCCAAgcatctttggcaagatcaaacctttatgtcaattatcgttaactttaataagcaactccagtgcactgcatgACAAaagaaagcagcaggagggagagagaCTAGGTGATCGGTTCGGGACAggtcatttgtatttatttatattatatatatatatttttttaatttaaaaaaaaatccaagatgactgagggcacgaagtttgaagcacgaagtagtgagggatcactgtatagctGATATGATAGGATGACTTATGTTCACCATTTggctaatttatttttgttaattgtgATTTTGCACCACCTAGTGGGCAGTGATACAAAGGaagtagcaaaagaaatgttaaaACTTTgaataaacatttataagtgttgaaattaccttTCATAATCAATATGCTTTTttcagaaagaaaagaaaaaaagtatatcGGCTTAAAAATCGGCTTTGGAAACCGGAAAAttgctgtattaaaaaaaaaaaaaaaaaaattggttttgGCATGAacctttgaaaatcccatatgagTCTATCTCTAATACTTACGTAGACAAAGCCAACATTAATATAGTTCTGAGAATTCAGTCGACAACAACAAGGCAAAACAATGAATAAAATCATCTCACTGTAATTTGCAAGAATCTTTCTGTGTGTCCGTCCAGCCTTATTACGAAGAATATGCAGTTATCCAATTTGGTGTGGTTTTTTTTCATTAGCCAGCGGAAGAAtgagtcaatattttttaaatgattggtCAAATGGataaattataatattaatacaATGAAAGGTTTCAGAATCGGTAAAAATGATTCTAAGATGTTTTTAGCTGAAGCTTAGGGGGTTGTCCTGACTTgtttggcatttaaaaaaaaaaatttcaagtaTTATTTTCTCTTAACTTTCTTCAAGATTTTGCAACAGGACAAGCCAATTTACTCAtataaattatgaatttaaatgaTTATTTTAATTGTACACGGCAAAGTGTAATAGTTTTCCAATGTATAGGGTACTcctgacatttttaatttttaatgttcaAGCATTCTTTTCTCTTTTCAACATTTGGTCTCAGGACAAGAAAATGTACACATATTCATTAAATTGTGAATTACAGTGTGATTTGATGGTTGGGATTAAAATGTCCTGTTACTGTGTATGTCAGGTAACCACATATTCTCGTCATTTCTAAAGACAAATCGGAATATTACATAAAGTTTGGCTTGAATACACAGTATAATGAAGGTGAAAAAGATGGCTTACAGCGTTTGCTCCGATAGATGATTCTCTGAGCTAAACCTGTAGGATGGAAGTTGCTCAATGTCGGCTTTGGTAAGCCCGCGTGGTTTCGCCTCTCCCAGCCTCTCTGCCAGATTCAATAAAGCCTGTGGGAAAGAAAGGTTAATTTAATTGTATATGCTGTGGAAAATCAACTTTTAATGGCAAATAATGTAGAAATAAGTTTCAGGAGTCCATGTATATACAGCAGATGAGAACTAAAACATGTTTTAGCATATGCCTATTTGTAAAAATCACAACTCCTAACAATTTCATGCTGTTCCTGAGCCATAACCGTGTTTAATAATGTGTTCAAATATCCAAGCAGCAAACAAACCTCataattttccatttccacATCATCCACATCTAAGTCGAGACTGATGGCTGGGCCCACTGCTGTTGGAGGCACAGGAAGCATTGAGCTGCACAAACAAAGAGACAAAGAATGAAAAGCAATCCTGGTAAAAGCATTTGCTACTGACACAAGCACTGTATTTCAAGACTTtcttgcacctgagtataagttgcactagccgaaaaatgcacaatgaagaggttaaaaaaaaaaaaaaaaagttacactgGAGTATAACTCTTTGGGGGAATTTTTCAACCCATCAGAGaccaaaaacaactttagtaataaCAATATAAACGTAGTAATAACAATATAAATGAGAAAGGGCTTTGCCAAAACATTAAATCAACAGTTATTAAGATAATTATGACCTAAACATCATAACTAGTTTATCATCCTTAATCTAACTGTTGTTGACAGATTGGGAGTTTTCCAGCCCAATTGGGCTATTTTCAAAGACTTGGGGCAGGGTAGAAATAGAGTGGGCAggttggtaaaattttcaatacttTTGACAAAATTCAGCGGTTTAAGTAGGGACCGTTTCGATTAGTTTTAACAATTAAACTAGGTATACACTTTGAAGTTCAGCTACAgtgtgtcacaaaagtgagtacacccttagcATTTCTGCAGGTAAGTTAGTAtaacttttcatgggacaacactgacaaaatgacactttgacacaatgaaaagttttCTGTGTatagcttatataatacagttaatttatgttctcctaaaaatatagccaataatatctaaacccctggcaacaaaagtgagtacaccccttagaaactacaaacATCCCTACATGTCCAaaatgagtactgcttgtcattttccctccaaaatgtcatgtgactcgttccaatttgcagcaatgctgacagcactcctgtaatgagtcacatgacattttggagggaaagtgacaagcagtactcattttggatatttagggatgtatgtagtttctaagaggtgtactcacttttcttgccaggggtttagatattaatggctatatttttaggagaaaataaattaactgtattatataagctatacacagactacttttcattgtgtcaaagtgtcattttgccagtgttgtcctatgaaaagatatacttaaatatcggtatggtgtactcacttttgtgatacactgtatgtatcttacatcatcatcatcttgGCTCGAATTATTGAGTCTACCAAAGTGGCATTTTAGCGCCTTACAAAGCGTGAGCTGTGTACCGCATGTAATTTCTGATATGTAAGTAATGTACAAAGTCAAATTCAACAAAATAATTCCCAAAAATGGCATAACATGAAAATACCTTAGATGCACTGGCAGCAAAAGCTTTTGTTTTTGAAACCAATTAATTTGTAATAGAAATACTTTTCCCAGAATGCACTTCACAATCAGCTCTTGAAAATATTGTTAAAGTTGTAATTCTACGGTGATTTGATAAAAATGACAATAACTTCTGTACAGTTTATCAACTGAACTATATCTCCCATTATGCTTATCtgcaaaacacttgtatttttttcgttataaTATGAAAATATAGAGTTGTATTCAGGAAACATCTGCGCTTGAACAGGAGGCTCTGATTCGGGCTAGTTTTCATTGAACTGGGCGAAGTTTTACAATGCGATTGGGCTTGAGACTATTTTTCCCATCTAGCGAAACTGGATCTAAATCCGAATCACTACCATATCCATTCAAAGATTTTGATTTTCAGTATCACTTATGAACAACCGCCCCACACACCTATAGCTCCCATCTTACGGCCGTCAGtgtgaataataaaaaaaaataaattaataaacagTCACAgccaaattaagaaaaaaaatgtttgtcttttagtctgaaaaatacagtagctgTAAATTGTCGTCTGTGTGCACTTGTTAAGTAGTAGTGTTCATCTTTCTTGACAAGTAAACATCCTAGACACTGTATACGTACAGGAAGTACGGGAGGAAGCCTGGGTAGTAGGATGGAGGAGGCGGGGGAGGAGGGAGAGGCTGCTGTAGCCGGTATCTCTGCCCACTTGCTCGCCGGGGCAGCATGTGGGGATATGGCTGGAGGGAGACATCAGTACCAATATTCAGGTGAACTGTCTGAAATGTTTGAAATTATAAGATATTTCATCTGTCCTACCACTCCGAAAGGAAGCTCCTGATGCAGAGGCTCTTGAGGAAGATACTGTATGGGCAGAGAAGGAGGCAGCGCTGGTGGGTGATGTGACGGAGGGTAGGTGAAGCTTCCTAATGGGTGCTGGTCACCTCTTAGGTCAACTTCATTTTCTACCCTCTGTAGAGGCTAAGAGAAAAACGTTATAAATAAGACCACCATTTGTGTTTGTGCTGGTTTGGGAGTGCGAACTACTCACCATGCGTGGGTGCTGAGGCTGTAAAGGGACAAACTGGCTCAGAGGAGTAAGGTGCGGCGGCTGGTGGGGAGGTACAGATGGGGTAGGGTGCAATACAAAATGTTCGCTGGAAATCAGGGGTGGGAAGGCTTGGTAAGACACCGGCAGATGCTGCATGGTACATGCCTGAATGAGCTGATAAGAGAAAagcacaggaagagacccacttTATGCAATGTTCTTTTTCAGTTTCACAAATTGtgatccattttcaaacatgttTTAGGTAGGGTTGGGCGATGTGACAAATGCTACAACGATATGGCTGCTTTAACAGCTTCATCAATGGGTGAGAATAAGTTACCTACACCAAGGTGTTCCACAGGGATCAATCCTAGAGCCTCTGTTGGTCTTAAACTATAATGTTTATCTATCACAGTCTATAGGGTTGAATGAAACAAGCTAGAACTGACTCATATTTTTAGAATAGTAGCACCGTTGCTGCGTCATGGAATGTTAGCACCAGTGATATGCTATTTTTTACACtaatttttcaaacatttttgttgCATGTGAATGAACTTAAtctaagcatttgaaagttctgCAAATGTTACCTGTAGGATCCCAACTAACTCGCAACCATCATTCCTCCACTTGTTAAGCTAACAGTTGACAATACTTGACATCGCACAACCCTTGTTAAAAGCATGTGAAAAACAAACATGATGTGACATATTACATAAAACCACAGCACTGACAGTGTTGCCACAACACTAGGCATGTTCAGGCAACATCAAACACAGCAAAACAGTCCACTTTTTGTTCATGGTTCACATGGACATACGCGCACACACTGTAGctttaactgcacattttttataGTGTGCTACATGAACGCCACTGACATTTGGGCTTTCCCCTTTCAAACTCACAGGAGGAGGAAGGCAGCAGAGCAGAGAGAGCTGTCCGCTGAACATTACCGAGCATGCTGGGAGCTGTTGAGTGTTGCACCCCGGTAAAGGCTGCCCAGTGTGGATGGGAAATCCGTGTGTCGTCACCGTCGTAACAGTGTATGATATTGGAACAGATCCCTGGGGCATCTGaaataagaaaaagcacaagtgAAGGTACTATAACACACATTCATCTTCAGAACCGTGGAGTATCACGGGGGTGGCAGAGATTATTCATGCAAACAACGGCAGGAAGGCAAGgtgcaccctgaactggttgccaatcAGTCGCATGGCACATAGAGACAAacgaccattcacgcacacactcacacttacggacaatttggaatgTTCAATCAGTCTACcattcatatttttggaatgtgggaggaagccgaagtacccagagaaaacccacacgAGCACATGGAGAACATGCAAATCCCACATAGAGAGGCAATCTCAGAATTGCGTggcggacatgctaaccactagACATGTGCAgactaccggtttcaaggtataccgtggtatggaaacgacaaggtttcaaaacagcaacaattttccgtcataccatccgtaaggtattagctattttttatgtcccaaaatgcatgatgaaatccctcgcttgcagctgcaaagcTTAACCCTCTCCTGCCGGTTGTTGTTCAgtatcagtgagtcagctgtgctacacgatggctggaggaggtgaaattccttaacttttttcccccccattgaaaaaaactaaatcgctggtatgggaatacttcggctacagaaaagttagacggccacggcttagaggatgacggccaaccgacatgtaaaacatgtttgctgagggtgggtgccgaggaggcaatacctccaatatgattttgcatttaccgtatttttcggactataagtcgcacctgagcataagtcgcaccagcccaaaaatgcgcaatgaagaggaaaaaaaaaaacaagtcgcaccggagtataagtcgcattttggggggaaatttacttgataaaatccaacacatagaacatgtcatcttgaaatgcaatttaaaagaaaaatacaatagagagcaccatgctgaataagtgtacagtatgataatgttacatgatgcatgaacaatgaaatgcgaacgtggccggtatgttaacgtaacatagctattaagagttattataCTAATAAGAGTTATTATACtaataagtttaccaaaccagcagtgtcactccaaaacaccataataacatgtgaaatgatataatattgtgttaataatttcacaaataagtcactccagagtgcaagtcacaccccaggctaaactatgaaaaaaactgcgacttatagtgtgaaaaatacggtatacaaAATTCAAGGTTAGTTAACATTGTCATGAATGCTTCCCAacagctacaagagttaactccagcatgtttagtttgtctagcggtggtaaaacgtgtgtttttctctctggcaactgtccatGTTGAGAAAGAAAGTGTGAATAATGTaaaaatgatacgagtcatacacacgtgctttttatggaaaataatccaATATTCATAATTTTGTTCTGATGGCAATATTGTTGAGCtggggctgtgggtttaggctcaactAAAGGACtccatgtattttttaatttcattttgaatattttattattattatttttaaaattattttaacattatacttgtgTTCCAAATAATTTgatgttttaaaaaacaaaaatcctgttcaatgggaaacatttttttttttaacccagatatctcaaggtatcacattttagagctttaattgcagtaccgtgataccatgaaaccgtgatattttggcttcgtcagaatatcataccggcacatgccaagTAACCGCCCTCCTCCTTTGCTGCCCAATAACACATAAATACCTACCCTATATTATGAATTATTACATGGATGTACACTGCtgtattaaatatttattttaacactTGCTAAACATTAAACctcatgtatttattcattttaaaaaagtattttatacaAACAAAGTCTAATTTATTACCTGCTCGTGTAGATCCACCATGATGGGGTTCTGCTGGGGCAGGTGGGCCGCAGGGTGAAGCATGCGTGGTGGTGTGCTGGTGTGGCTATATTGTCTGGATTCATCTAAAGGAACCTGTTGGTGATGATGGGCGAAAAGCAGATGGTGGAGATTCTCATCCTGGACCAGAGAAGTGTGCAGCACAGGCCTGTCTCGGAGGCCCCACTGGCGTCTCACTGGTGG
This Corythoichthys intestinalis isolate RoL2023-P3 chromosome 11, ASM3026506v1, whole genome shotgun sequence DNA region includes the following protein-coding sequences:
- the rnf44 gene encoding RING finger protein 44 isoform X1, giving the protein MRPWEVAVNRLPPTAPLNPRRFLGEPCNAPVHLRRSPPVRRQWGLRDRPVLHTSLVQDENLHHLLFAHHHQQVPLDESRQYSHTSTPPRMLHPAAHLPQQNPIMVDLHEQMPQGSVPISYTVTTVTTHGFPIHTGQPLPGCNTQQLPACSVMFSGQLSLLCCLPPPLIQACTMQHLPVSYQAFPPLISSEHFVLHPTPSVPPHQPPHLTPLSQFVPLQPQHPRMPLQRVENEVDLRGDQHPLGSFTYPPSHHPPALPPSLPIQYLPQEPLHQELPFGVPYPHMLPRRASGQRYRLQQPLPPPPPPPSYYPGFLPYFLSMLPVPPTAVGPAISLDLDVDDVEMENYEALLNLAERLGEAKPRGLTKADIEQLPSYRFSSENHLSEQTLCVVCFSDFECRQLLRVLPCNHEFHAKCVDKWLKTNRTCPICRADASDVHREAE
- the rnf44 gene encoding RING finger protein 44 isoform X2 — translated: MRPWEVAVNRLPPTAPLNPRRFLGEPCNAPVHLRRSPPVRRQWGLRDRPVLHTSLVQDENLHHLLFAHHHQQVPLDESRQYSHTSTPPRMLHPAAHLPQQNPIMVDLHEQMPQGSVPISYTVTTVTTHGFPIHTGQPLPGCNTQQLPACSLIQACTMQHLPVSYQAFPPLISSEHFVLHPTPSVPPHQPPHLTPLSQFVPLQPQHPRMPLQRVENEVDLRGDQHPLGSFTYPPSHHPPALPPSLPIQYLPQEPLHQELPFGVPYPHMLPRRASGQRYRLQQPLPPPPPPPSYYPGFLPYFLSMLPVPPTAVGPAISLDLDVDDVEMENYEALLNLAERLGEAKPRGLTKADIEQLPSYRFSSENHLSEQTLCVVCFSDFECRQLLRVLPCNHEFHAKCVDKWLKTNRTCPICRADASDVHREAE